One window of Oryza brachyantha chromosome 12, ObraRS2, whole genome shotgun sequence genomic DNA carries:
- the LOC102712686 gene encoding E3 ubiquitin-protein ligase EL5-like, giving the protein MDVPRRSNGAWEINLVRRGPATARSDRCSRLTLLWFGVVGVVVALYVCVSYVWASIAAAALLAAASWFTWYYFGAAPAPPPVLPDRQPAALAGAEGGGLSQEDIEAIPAFEYRKGSSGGAPATAAVEQCAVCIAVVRDGDIVRRLPACGHAFHAPCVDGWLRDHATCPMCRADVKVAGEAPATKEAPAV; this is encoded by the coding sequence ATGGACGTCCCTCGCCGGAGCAATGGCGCATGGGAGATCAACCTGGTGCGGCGGGGCCCGGCCACGGCGCGCTCGGACCGCTGCTCGAGGCTGACGCTGCTGTGGTTCGgggtcgtcggcgtcgtcgtcgcgctctACGTGTGCGTCAGCTACGTCTGGGCGTccatcgccgcggcggcgctgctcgccgccgcgtcctggTTCACGTGGTACTACttcggcgcggcgccggcgccgccgccggtgctccCCGATCGTcagccggcggcgctggctggggcggagggaggagggctcAGCCAGGAGGACATCGAGGCGATCCCGGCGTTCGAGTACAGGAAGGGGTCGTCGGGCGGCGCccccgcgacggcggcggtggagcagTGCGCGGTGTGCATCGCCGTCGTGAGGGACGGGGACATCGTGAGGCGGCTGCCGGCGTGCGGGCACGCGTTCCACGCGCCATGCGTCGACGGGTGGCTGCGCGACCACGCGACGTGCCCCATGTGCCGCGCCGACGTCAAGGTCGCCGGagaggcgccggcgacgaaggAGGCGCCGGCCGTCTAG